Proteins encoded in a region of the Mycobacterium branderi genome:
- a CDS encoding demethylmenaquinone methyltransferase: MSRATLDKDPREVASMFDGVARRYDLTNTVLSLGRDRYWRRATRSALRLSAGEKVLDLAAGTAVSTVELARSGAWCVAADFSVGMLAAGRSRKVPKVAADATRLPFGDNVFDAVTISFGLRNIAERETALREMARVTRPGGRLVVCEFATPTNALFATVYKEYLMQALPRVARAVSSNPEAYVYLAESIRAWPDQASLAHEISRTGWSAVRWRNLTGGIVALHAAFKA, from the coding sequence GTGAGCCGCGCGACCCTGGACAAAGACCCGCGTGAAGTGGCGTCGATGTTCGACGGCGTCGCCCGCCGCTACGACCTGACCAACACGGTGCTGTCGCTGGGCCGGGACCGGTACTGGCGGCGCGCCACCCGCTCGGCGCTGCGACTGTCTGCGGGGGAGAAGGTGCTGGACCTGGCCGCCGGCACCGCGGTGTCGACGGTGGAGTTGGCGCGCTCCGGAGCATGGTGTGTGGCGGCGGACTTTTCGGTCGGGATGCTCGCGGCGGGCCGAAGCAGGAAAGTACCGAAGGTCGCCGCTGACGCGACCCGACTTCCGTTTGGCGACAACGTGTTCGACGCGGTGACGATCAGCTTCGGGCTGCGCAATATCGCCGAGCGCGAAACGGCGCTGCGGGAGATGGCGCGCGTCACCCGCCCCGGCGGGCGGCTGGTGGTGTGCGAATTCGCCACTCCCACAAACGCATTGTTCGCCACGGTCTACAAGGAATACCTGATGCAGGCGCTGCCGCGCGTGGCCCGTGCGGTGTCGAGCAATCCCGAGGCGTATGTCTACCTGGCGGAGTCGATCCGCGCCTGGCCCGACCAGGCCAGCCTCGCGCACGAGATATCTCGCACCGGTTGGTCAGCGGTGCGGTGGCGCAACCTGACCGGCGGCATCGTCGCGCTGCACGCCGCCTTCAAGGCGTGA
- a CDS encoding DUF3592 domain-containing protein: protein MNRLKALARILIHGRADELPDTPARRILRWTRIGVLIAAGLVTLQSVLLVAGAWRNDLSIQNNMGVAQAEVLSAGPRRSTIEFVTPDRVTYRPELGVLYPSELATGMRIYVEYDKKNPNLVRVQHRTAKLAIIPAGSIMVVGWLVAGAALAGLALLEKRAGRHASSLPSHSES from the coding sequence GTGAATCGCCTGAAAGCCTTGGCGCGCATTCTGATTCACGGCCGGGCCGACGAGCTTCCCGACACCCCGGCGCGACGGATCCTGCGTTGGACGCGGATCGGGGTGCTGATCGCCGCCGGTCTGGTGACGTTGCAGTCGGTGCTGTTGGTGGCCGGCGCCTGGCGCAACGACCTGTCGATCCAGAACAACATGGGGGTCGCGCAGGCTGAGGTGCTCAGCGCGGGGCCGCGACGCTCGACGATCGAGTTCGTCACGCCCGACCGGGTCACCTACCGTCCAGAGCTCGGCGTGCTCTACCCGTCCGAATTGGCCACGGGGATGCGGATTTACGTCGAATACGACAAGAAAAACCCGAACCTGGTCCGCGTGCAGCACCGCACCGCCAAGCTGGCGATCATCCCAGCCGGTTCCATCATGGTGGTCGGCTGGCTGGTCGCCGGCGCCGCGCTGGCCGGCCTGGCGTTACTGGAAAAGCGGGCGGGCCGTCACGCGAGCAGCTTGCCAAGCCACTCCGAGTCCTGA
- a CDS encoding LLM class flavin-dependent oxidoreductase, with protein sequence MTGFRVGIMDPIVAARPAADTFTRASYLGALASRVDSFWVPDHLNALFPRSLWQPKYAGIAKIMPSADAFLEPWTMLGHIAARNRIGRMRLGVGVTDTGRRNPAVTAQAAATLHLLTRGRAILGIGTGEREGNEPYGVDWSKPVARFEEAMATIRALWDSNGELVNRDSPYFPLRNALFDLPPYRGKWPQIWVAAHGPRMLRAAGRYADGFFPGFPHSPQEYARRLDVVRATASDAGRDPASIVPAMWMFVVAGRTTAEVDEALESEVIKAVGLNASDEFFAQHDAQHPLGVGFTGAQDLLPHDWDEQTALSYIKAIPAELLRDMLLVGTPEEVIDRAAEWRDHGVRYLVLANITMMQRSLRNGLAATGSFFKIVRGLKKL encoded by the coding sequence ATGACCGGATTTCGCGTGGGCATCATGGACCCGATCGTCGCCGCTCGCCCGGCGGCCGACACCTTCACCCGAGCCAGCTACCTCGGCGCGCTGGCCAGCCGGGTCGACTCGTTCTGGGTGCCCGACCATTTGAACGCGCTGTTCCCGCGGAGCCTGTGGCAGCCGAAGTACGCCGGCATAGCGAAAATCATGCCGTCCGCGGATGCCTTCCTCGAACCGTGGACCATGCTGGGGCATATCGCCGCGCGCAATCGCATCGGCCGGATGCGGTTGGGCGTCGGCGTGACCGATACCGGGCGGCGCAATCCGGCGGTCACCGCCCAGGCCGCCGCCACGTTGCATCTGCTCACCCGCGGCCGGGCCATCTTGGGCATCGGCACCGGCGAGCGGGAGGGCAACGAACCCTATGGCGTCGACTGGTCGAAGCCGGTCGCCCGGTTCGAAGAGGCGATGGCCACGATCCGGGCGTTGTGGGACTCGAATGGTGAACTCGTCAACCGCGATTCGCCATATTTCCCGCTGCGCAACGCACTTTTCGACCTGCCGCCGTATCGCGGCAAGTGGCCGCAGATTTGGGTCGCCGCACACGGACCCCGCATGTTGCGCGCCGCCGGCCGTTATGCCGACGGCTTCTTTCCGGGTTTTCCGCATTCACCGCAGGAGTACGCACGCCGCTTGGATGTCGTGCGCGCAACGGCCTCCGACGCGGGGCGCGACCCGGCATCGATCGTTCCGGCAATGTGGATGTTCGTCGTCGCCGGCCGGACTACCGCGGAGGTGGACGAGGCCCTGGAGTCCGAAGTGATCAAGGCAGTTGGACTCAATGCTTCCGACGAGTTCTTCGCCCAGCATGATGCGCAACACCCACTGGGAGTCGGCTTCACGGGCGCGCAGGATCTGCTACCCCATGACTGGGATGAGCAGACGGCGCTGTCTTACATCAAAGCCATTCCAGCGGAACTGCTGCGGGACATGCTTCTGGTCGGCACACCCGAGGAAGTCATCGACCGGGCGGCCGAGTGGCGCGATCACGGAGTTCGCTATCTGGTGCTGGCCAACATCACGATGATGCAGCGCAGCCTGCGCAATGGCCTGGCCGCCACCGGGTCGTTCTTCAAGATCGTCCGGGGACTCAAGAAGCTCTAG
- a CDS encoding DJ-1/PfpI family protein, which yields MMQIAIVVYPGFTALDFIGPYEVLRWLPKAEVRFVWHEPGPITADSGVLLVGATHSFDETPSPDVILVPGGMTSVEHARDQKLLDWVRRAHETATWTTSVCSGSVILAAAGLLNGKRATSHWMALSALKTLGANPVGDQRIVQAGDIVTCAGVSAGIDLGLWLAAQIGGENRAKAIQLSMEYDPQPPFDSGHMSKASATTKAAATALMARDLVKPAQLKAATLLAWEQALHTVRSRRERFTRSVS from the coding sequence ATCATGCAGATCGCCATCGTCGTGTATCCCGGCTTCACCGCACTCGACTTCATCGGTCCTTACGAGGTGCTGCGCTGGCTGCCGAAAGCCGAGGTGCGCTTCGTCTGGCACGAGCCCGGCCCGATCACCGCGGATTCTGGTGTGCTGCTTGTCGGCGCGACTCATTCGTTCGACGAAACACCTTCGCCCGACGTGATTTTGGTGCCAGGAGGGATGACATCCGTCGAGCATGCCCGCGACCAGAAGCTGCTGGACTGGGTGCGCCGAGCCCACGAGACGGCGACGTGGACGACGTCGGTCTGCTCCGGTTCGGTGATCCTGGCCGCCGCCGGGCTGCTGAACGGCAAGCGCGCGACCTCGCACTGGATGGCGCTCAGCGCGCTGAAAACGTTGGGCGCCAACCCAGTTGGCGACCAACGCATCGTGCAAGCCGGCGACATCGTCACCTGCGCCGGCGTGTCGGCCGGTATCGACCTAGGGTTGTGGCTGGCCGCTCAGATCGGCGGAGAAAACCGCGCCAAGGCGATCCAGCTTTCCATGGAGTACGACCCGCAACCACCGTTCGACTCCGGTCACATGTCGAAGGCATCGGCGACGACGAAGGCCGCCGCCACCGCGCTGATGGCCCGAGACCTGGTGAAACCGGCTCAGCTCAAGGCCGCGACGCTGCTGGCCTGGGAGCAAGCGCTGCATACAGTACGTTCCCGCCGCGAAAGGTTTACCCGCTCCGTAAGCTGA
- the menD gene encoding 2-succinyl-5-enolpyruvyl-6-hydroxy-3-cyclohexene-1-carboxylic-acid synthase, with translation MNPSTAQARVVVDELIRGGVRDVVLCPGSRNAPLAFALSDADRAGRLRLHVRIDERTAGYLAIGLAVGAQAPVCVAMTSGTAVANLGPAVVEANYARVPLIVLSANRPYELLGTGANQTMEQLGYFGTQVRAAISLGLAEDAPERMDALNATWRSATCRVLVAATGARTANAGPVQFDIPLREPLVPDPESAPTPPGRPNGKPWTYTPPVSFDQPLDIDLSLDTVVIAGHGAGAHPNLAGLPTVAEPTAPAPANPLHPLALRLLHPQQVIMLGRPTLHRPVSALLADPSVPVYALTTGPRWPDVSGNSQATGTRAVTTGEPSPAWLRRCAELNRHAVDAVRGQLAAHPLTTGLHVAAAVADALRPGDQLVLGASNPVRDAALVGLDSHGIAVRSNRGVAGIDGTVSTAVGAALAHQGRTVALIGDLTFVHDSSGLLIGPTEPTPRQLTIVVSNDNGGGIFELLEQGDPRFSDVSSRVFGTPHDVDVGALCRAYHVDSRQIEVGELSEALDEPAGGMRVLEVKADRSSLRQLHAAIKAAL, from the coding sequence GTGAATCCCTCGACGGCACAGGCCCGCGTCGTCGTCGACGAACTGATCCGCGGCGGTGTCCGCGACGTGGTGCTGTGCCCGGGCTCGCGCAACGCGCCGCTGGCTTTCGCACTGTCCGACGCCGACCGGGCGGGGCGGCTGCGGCTGCATGTGCGCATCGACGAGCGCACCGCCGGCTACCTGGCCATCGGTCTGGCGGTCGGTGCTCAGGCGCCGGTATGCGTGGCGATGACGTCGGGCACCGCGGTGGCCAACCTCGGCCCGGCGGTGGTGGAGGCCAACTACGCGCGGGTGCCGCTGATCGTGCTGAGCGCCAACCGGCCCTACGAGCTGCTCGGCACCGGTGCTAACCAGACCATGGAGCAGCTGGGCTACTTCGGCACGCAGGTGCGCGCCGCCATCAGCCTGGGCCTGGCCGAGGACGCGCCCGAGCGGATGGACGCCCTCAACGCGACCTGGCGGTCGGCCACGTGCCGCGTGCTGGTGGCCGCCACCGGTGCCCGCACCGCCAACGCCGGCCCGGTGCAGTTCGACATCCCGCTGCGCGAACCGCTGGTGCCCGACCCCGAATCCGCGCCCACCCCGCCCGGCCGCCCGAACGGCAAACCGTGGACGTACACCCCGCCGGTCAGCTTCGACCAGCCGCTCGACATCGACCTGAGCCTCGACACCGTCGTCATCGCGGGCCACGGCGCCGGCGCCCATCCCAACCTGGCCGGGTTGCCGACTGTCGCCGAGCCGACCGCGCCGGCGCCGGCCAACCCACTGCACCCGCTGGCGCTGCGGCTGCTGCACCCGCAGCAGGTGATCATGCTGGGCCGCCCCACCCTGCACCGGCCGGTGTCGGCGCTACTGGCAGACCCATCCGTGCCGGTTTACGCGCTGACCACCGGCCCGCGCTGGCCCGACGTGTCCGGCAACTCGCAAGCCACCGGCACCCGCGCGGTCACTACCGGCGAGCCCAGCCCGGCCTGGCTGCGCCGCTGCGCCGAGCTCAACCGGCACGCGGTCGACGCGGTGCGCGGGCAGCTCGCAGCGCACCCGCTGACCACTGGGTTGCACGTCGCGGCGGCGGTCGCCGACGCGCTGCGGCCCGGCGACCAGCTGGTGCTCGGCGCCTCCAACCCGGTGCGTGACGCGGCGCTGGTCGGGCTCGACAGCCACGGCATCGCGGTGCGCTCCAACCGCGGCGTCGCCGGCATCGACGGCACGGTGTCCACCGCGGTCGGCGCCGCGCTGGCGCACCAGGGCCGCACGGTCGCGCTGATCGGCGACCTGACCTTCGTGCACGACAGCTCCGGGCTCCTGATCGGCCCCACGGAGCCGACGCCGCGACAGCTGACCATCGTGGTGTCCAACGACAACGGCGGCGGCATCTTCGAACTGCTCGAGCAGGGTGACCCGCGGTTCTCCGACGTGTCGTCGCGGGTCTTCGGCACCCCGCACGACGTCGACGTCGGCGCGCTGTGCCGCGCTTACCACGTGGATTCTCGCCAAATCGAGGTCGGTGAGCTGAGCGAGGCGCTCGACGAGCCTGCCGGCGGTATGCGGGTGCTGGAGGTCAAGGCCGACCGGTCCTCGCTGCGCCAGCTGCATGCGGCCATCAAGGCCGCGTTGTGA
- a CDS encoding SDR family oxidoreductase: MSEKVWFITGTSRGFGREWAIAALERGDKVAATARNTATLADLEASYGDAILPIELDVTDRDADFAAVKRAHDHFGRLDVVVNNAGYGQFGFIEELSEQEARDQIETNVFGALWITQAALPYLRRQRSGHIIQVSSIGGIVAFPLVGIYHASKWALEGFSQALAQEVAPFGVKVTLVEPGGFDTDWGGSSAKHAERLPAYDDVRAAVEAERRRRWADPGDPAASAAALLKVVDAEKPPLRVFFGASPLETARADYESRLRTWEEWQPVSIEAQGGSTAS, translated from the coding sequence GTGAGTGAAAAAGTTTGGTTCATCACCGGGACATCGCGCGGCTTCGGACGTGAATGGGCGATCGCCGCGCTCGAGCGGGGCGACAAGGTGGCCGCGACGGCGCGAAACACCGCGACGCTGGCCGACCTTGAAGCCAGCTACGGCGACGCGATACTGCCCATCGAGTTGGACGTCACCGATCGCGACGCGGACTTCGCCGCGGTCAAACGGGCCCACGATCATTTCGGGCGACTGGACGTCGTCGTCAACAACGCGGGCTACGGGCAGTTCGGCTTCATCGAGGAACTGTCCGAGCAGGAGGCCCGCGACCAGATCGAGACCAATGTGTTCGGCGCGCTGTGGATCACCCAGGCCGCGTTGCCGTATCTGCGCCGACAGCGCAGCGGCCACATCATCCAGGTGTCGTCGATCGGCGGCATCGTCGCATTCCCGCTGGTCGGCATTTACCACGCCTCGAAGTGGGCGCTGGAGGGCTTCTCGCAGGCGCTGGCCCAGGAGGTGGCGCCGTTCGGCGTCAAGGTCACGCTGGTCGAGCCGGGCGGCTTCGACACCGACTGGGGCGGCTCGTCGGCCAAGCATGCCGAGCGGTTGCCGGCCTACGACGACGTGCGCGCCGCGGTCGAAGCCGAGCGCAGGCGGCGGTGGGCGGATCCCGGCGATCCCGCAGCCTCGGCGGCGGCGCTGCTGAAGGTGGTCGATGCCGAAAAGCCGCCGCTGCGGGTGTTCTTCGGCGCGTCGCCGCTGGAAACGGCTCGCGCGGACTACGAAAGCCGGTTGCGCACTTGGGAAGAGTGGCAGCCGGTGTCGATCGAGGCACAGGGCGGCAGCACCGCCTCGTAG
- a CDS encoding thioredoxin domain-containing protein, with protein MRSWLGALAITVSWIAFGTAAAHADVPRSSDGNGVLVGSAGAPVQLEIFIEPQCPHVAELESTDGDAIARNIGDGRLAVTYRPLTFLDDRKHTDVSARISNALFLAADPATSPTAYQAFVQDLYRHQTRPDNNEIAAMARESGVPDAVAEKIAAGDYVVDPAAMNDANRARLVQDNPENPGTPTVYDLNTKTVVDTQDSEWLGKLLA; from the coding sequence ATGCGGTCCTGGCTGGGGGCATTGGCAATCACTGTGAGCTGGATCGCATTCGGGACGGCGGCAGCTCACGCCGACGTACCGCGCAGCAGCGACGGCAACGGCGTCCTCGTCGGGTCCGCCGGCGCCCCAGTGCAGTTGGAGATCTTCATCGAACCGCAGTGCCCGCATGTCGCCGAGTTGGAGTCGACCGACGGCGACGCAATCGCGCGCAACATCGGCGACGGCCGGCTGGCGGTGACGTATCGGCCGCTGACCTTCCTCGACGACCGCAAGCACACCGATGTGTCCGCCCGGATCAGCAATGCGCTGTTTTTGGCCGCCGACCCGGCGACGTCGCCGACGGCGTATCAGGCGTTTGTGCAAGACCTGTATCGTCATCAAACCCGGCCGGACAACAACGAGATCGCGGCGATGGCCCGCGAAAGCGGGGTGCCAGACGCCGTGGCCGAGAAGATCGCGGCCGGCGACTACGTCGTCGACCCGGCCGCGATGAACGACGCCAACCGTGCCCGCTTGGTGCAGGACAACCCGGAAAACCCGGGCACCCCAACGGTTTACGATCTCAACACAAAAACCGTTGTGGACACTCAGGACTCGGAGTGGCTTGGCAAGCTGCTCGCGTGA
- a CDS encoding glycosyltransferase family 4 protein: protein MRVAIVAESFLPHVNGVSNSVVRILEHLRRTGHEALVIAPDTPPGEPRAERLHDGIRVHRVPSRMFPKVTTLPLGVPLPRMLRVLRGFDPDVVHLASPALLGYGGVRAARRLGVPTVAVFQTDVAGFAASYGIGGLSRAAWAWTRHLHRLADRTLAPSTSAMESLAAHRIPRVYHWARGVDITGFVPSARDQALRRRWSPDGKPIVGYVGRLAPEKHVERLAVLGESVQLVIVGDGIDRAKLQSAMPTAIFTGALYGDELAAAYASMDVFVHPGEHETFCQTVQEALASGLPVIAPDAGGPRDLVTPCRTGMLLPVKQFEADLPAAVAHLIAERPRYSLAARRSVLERSWPAICDQLLEHYEAVLPPCASIDTGCHSSQVRNRLS, encoded by the coding sequence GTGCGCGTAGCCATCGTCGCGGAGTCCTTCCTCCCGCACGTCAACGGCGTCAGCAACTCGGTGGTTCGCATCCTCGAGCACTTGCGCCGCACCGGCCACGAAGCCCTCGTCATCGCACCCGACACCCCGCCCGGCGAGCCCCGCGCCGAGCGGCTTCACGACGGCATCCGGGTCCACCGCGTGCCGTCGCGGATGTTCCCCAAGGTGACGACGCTGCCGCTGGGCGTGCCGCTACCGCGAATGCTGCGCGTGCTACGTGGGTTCGACCCCGACGTCGTGCATCTGGCCTCGCCCGCACTGCTCGGTTACGGCGGGGTGCGGGCCGCCCGCCGACTCGGCGTGCCGACTGTGGCGGTATTCCAAACCGACGTCGCGGGATTCGCGGCCAGTTACGGTATCGGGGGACTGTCGCGGGCGGCGTGGGCGTGGACCCGCCACCTGCACCGGCTTGCCGACCGCACCCTGGCACCGTCCACCTCTGCGATGGAAAGCCTTGCTGCCCATCGCATCCCGCGGGTATATCACTGGGCGCGCGGCGTCGACATCACGGGGTTCGTACCGTCAGCTCGTGACCAGGCGCTGCGACGGCGATGGTCGCCGGACGGCAAGCCGATTGTCGGCTACGTCGGCCGGCTGGCGCCGGAGAAGCACGTCGAGCGGCTGGCGGTGCTGGGCGAGTCGGTCCAGCTGGTCATCGTCGGCGACGGGATCGACCGCGCCAAGTTGCAATCGGCAATGCCCACAGCGATTTTCACCGGCGCGCTGTACGGCGACGAACTCGCCGCGGCCTACGCCAGCATGGACGTCTTCGTGCATCCCGGCGAGCACGAGACGTTTTGCCAAACCGTGCAGGAAGCGCTGGCGTCGGGGCTGCCGGTCATTGCCCCCGACGCCGGCGGCCCGCGCGACCTGGTGACGCCGTGCCGCACCGGAATGCTGCTGCCCGTCAAGCAATTCGAGGCGGACCTGCCCGCCGCCGTCGCCCACCTGATCGCAGAACGGCCGCGCTATTCGCTGGCCGCCAGGCGTAGCGTGCTGGAGCGGTCGTGGCCGGCGATTTGCGACCAGCTGCTCGAGCACTACGAGGCGGTGCTGCCGCCCTGTGCCTCGATCGACACCGGCTGCCACTCTTCCCAAGTGCGCAACCGGCTTTCGTAG
- a CDS encoding alpha/beta fold hydrolase, producing MINLAYDDRGTGEPVVFISGSGGAGRGWHLHQVPAFLSAGYRTITFDNRGIGATENASGFTTKTMVADTAGLIEGLGAAPARIVAASMGAFIAQELMVAHPHLVSKAVLMATRGRLDRARQFFHTAEADLAASETRLPAAYDAKVRLLESFSPKTLNDDAAVAEWIDIFTMWPNKMTPGLRCQLDVSPQNNRLPAYQAITASVLVIGFADDLVTPPHLSREVADAIPNGRYLQIADAGHLGFLERPDAVNAAILQFFAGMAA from the coding sequence GTGATCAACCTTGCTTATGACGACCGCGGGACCGGTGAGCCCGTCGTTTTCATTTCCGGCAGTGGTGGTGCCGGGCGCGGCTGGCATTTGCACCAGGTCCCGGCTTTTCTTTCCGCTGGATATCGGACCATCACCTTCGACAACCGAGGGATCGGCGCCACCGAGAACGCATCGGGTTTCACGACGAAAACCATGGTCGCCGACACCGCGGGGCTGATCGAAGGCCTGGGCGCCGCGCCCGCGCGCATCGTCGCCGCGTCGATGGGCGCGTTCATCGCCCAAGAGCTGATGGTCGCGCACCCGCATCTGGTCAGCAAAGCCGTGCTGATGGCCACCCGTGGCCGGCTGGACCGGGCCCGGCAGTTCTTCCACACCGCCGAGGCCGACCTCGCCGCCTCGGAGACCCGGCTGCCGGCTGCCTATGACGCGAAAGTCCGTCTGCTGGAAAGCTTTTCACCCAAGACTTTGAACGACGACGCTGCGGTCGCCGAGTGGATCGACATCTTCACCATGTGGCCCAACAAGATGACCCCGGGGTTGCGCTGCCAGCTCGACGTCTCGCCGCAAAACAATCGGTTGCCGGCGTATCAGGCCATCACCGCGTCGGTGCTGGTGATCGGTTTCGCCGACGACCTAGTGACCCCGCCGCACCTTAGCCGTGAGGTGGCCGACGCCATACCCAATGGCCGCTACCTGCAGATCGCCGACGCCGGGCATCTCGGGTTCCTCGAGCGCCCCGACGCGGTGAACGCCGCGATCCTGCAGTTCTTCGCCGGCATGGCGGCCTGA
- a CDS encoding sensor domain-containing protein, protein MLRLGIKAASAWAVSMIVAGCVSTVGGTAVPAGGHGPGTTPAKPAVTAADLPKLLATVDEVKDVMKSPDVVTQQTWNKPDDSTDTKVDPVECISAAFGGEAVSYNGSGFTAIYIVRQADPKGLPDVDEGVAAFENPAAAASFVSKSVAQWRQCAGKQLIWTWPDGSTVPWTVGDPTESGGMTTIRNTAVLHQDLGLVRTLAAKSNIVVDLQVLALNLGDEPTVIAKRILDRIPG, encoded by the coding sequence GTGCTGCGACTCGGTATCAAAGCGGCCTCCGCCTGGGCAGTAAGCATGATCGTCGCCGGCTGTGTTTCCACCGTCGGCGGAACGGCGGTGCCCGCCGGCGGCCATGGCCCCGGGACTACGCCGGCCAAGCCCGCAGTGACCGCCGCGGATCTGCCCAAACTGCTGGCCACCGTCGACGAAGTCAAAGACGTCATGAAGTCGCCCGACGTCGTCACCCAACAGACCTGGAACAAGCCCGACGACAGCACCGACACCAAGGTCGACCCCGTCGAGTGCATCAGCGCCGCGTTCGGCGGTGAGGCAGTGTCCTACAACGGCAGCGGCTTCACGGCGATTTACATTGTGCGGCAGGCAGATCCCAAGGGCCTCCCGGATGTCGACGAGGGGGTGGCGGCGTTCGAGAACCCGGCGGCCGCTGCGAGCTTTGTGTCGAAATCGGTCGCACAGTGGCGCCAGTGTGCGGGCAAACAGCTCATCTGGACGTGGCCCGACGGCAGCACCGTGCCATGGACAGTCGGTGACCCCACCGAGTCCGGCGGGATGACCACCATCCGCAACACCGCCGTTCTCCACCAGGATCTCGGCCTGGTGCGAACCCTGGCGGCCAAGTCCAACATCGTCGTCGACCTCCAGGTCCTCGCGTTGAACCTGGGCGACGAGCCCACCGTGATCGCCAAGCGGATCCTGGACCGCATCCCGGGCTGA
- a CDS encoding DoxX family protein produces MHTAYVVVTLIAIAFNGFSGVAALAHFAPIIPGMEAAGVPLSWLTFPIGTLKTLGALGLVAGLWVPVIGLAAAGGLVVFFVCAMYTHVLADDISAQFGLATLFLALNAATFALTVARLLTP; encoded by the coding sequence ATGCACACCGCCTATGTGGTCGTGACGCTGATCGCGATCGCCTTCAACGGGTTTTCCGGTGTGGCTGCATTGGCCCATTTCGCGCCGATCATTCCCGGCATGGAAGCAGCCGGTGTGCCGCTGTCGTGGCTGACGTTTCCCATTGGCACGCTCAAAACGCTCGGCGCACTGGGACTTGTTGCGGGCCTGTGGGTTCCGGTGATCGGTCTGGCCGCCGCCGGCGGGCTGGTCGTCTTTTTCGTCTGCGCGATGTACACACACGTGCTGGCCGACGACATCTCGGCGCAATTCGGGCTCGCAACGCTGTTCCTGGCGCTCAACGCGGCGACGTTCGCGCTGACGGTTGCCCGTCTGCTCACGCCTTGA
- a CDS encoding GlxA family transcriptional regulator — protein sequence MTRTVVFFSFSGMQTLDLVGPLEVFATATLLLAAEGRDGYQPVVVSVDGQPVTTSSGLTLATIEVPDPAQPVDTVMLPGGAGVHKARANPQVVAWIRAVAAKSRRVASVCTGAFLAAQAGLLDGCVATTHWGSADRLQREFPNVTVDPDPIFLRSSDKVWTAAGVTAGIDLALSLVEDDHGTDVAQTVARWLVLYLRRPGGQTQFAAPVWMPRAKREPIRDVQDAIESDPANAHSITELARRAGMSPRHFTRVFTDEVGEPPGAYVERIRIDAARRQLEETDDTVVAIAARCGFGTSETMRRNFVRRIGISPDQYRKTFA from the coding sequence ATGACCCGCACCGTGGTGTTTTTCAGCTTCTCCGGGATGCAGACACTGGACCTGGTGGGGCCGCTGGAGGTGTTCGCGACGGCGACGCTGCTGCTGGCGGCCGAAGGCCGCGACGGCTATCAGCCGGTGGTTGTGTCGGTCGATGGTCAACCGGTGACCACGAGCTCCGGACTGACGCTTGCAACCATCGAAGTGCCCGACCCCGCCCAGCCGGTCGACACCGTGATGCTGCCTGGCGGCGCCGGCGTCCACAAGGCCCGCGCCAACCCGCAGGTCGTCGCGTGGATCCGAGCCGTGGCCGCCAAAAGCCGGCGGGTGGCCAGCGTATGCACCGGCGCATTTCTGGCCGCGCAAGCGGGGCTGCTCGACGGGTGTGTCGCCACCACGCACTGGGGATCCGCCGACCGGCTCCAGCGCGAATTCCCAAACGTCACAGTCGATCCCGACCCGATCTTCCTGCGCAGTTCGGACAAGGTGTGGACGGCCGCGGGCGTCACCGCCGGCATCGACCTGGCGCTGTCGCTGGTCGAAGACGACCACGGCACCGACGTCGCGCAGACCGTGGCCCGCTGGCTGGTGCTCTATTTGCGCCGACCCGGCGGCCAGACGCAGTTCGCCGCCCCGGTGTGGATGCCGCGCGCCAAACGCGAACCGATCCGCGACGTCCAGGACGCCATCGAATCGGACCCGGCCAATGCGCACAGCATCACCGAGCTGGCCCGCCGGGCCGGGATGAGCCCGCGGCATTTCACGCGTGTGTTCACCGACGAAGTCGGCGAGCCGCCCGGCGCTTACGTCGAACGGATTCGCATCGACGCGGCGCGCCGCCAGCTGGAGGAAACCGACGACACCGTCGTCGCGATCGCCGCCCGGTGTGGCTTCGGAACCTCGGAAACCATGCGGCGCAACTTCGTTCGGCGCATCGGCATCTCGCCCGACCAGTACCGCAAGACCTTCGCCTAA